GCGATGTAGTCGTAGGCCTGCTCAAAAAACTTGATAGTCTGCTGGAGGTCAATGATGTGGATACCGTTACGCTCTGTGAAGATGTACTTCTTCATTTTGGGATTCCAGCGTTCCTTCTGGTGACCAAAGTGAACGCCGGCCTCAAGGAGCTCCTTCATAGTAACTCTCTGGCCGGGTGGCCTTGGCTTGAAGGTCTCCTGATCAGCTACCTCTTGG
The window above is part of the Sulfurovum riftiae genome. Proteins encoded here:
- the rpsB gene encoding 30S ribosomal protein S2, translated to MKELLEAGVHFGHQKERWNPKMKKYIFTERNGIHIIDLQQTIKFFEQAYDYIA